Part of the Henckelia pumila isolate YLH828 chromosome 2, ASM3356847v2, whole genome shotgun sequence genome is shown below.
ttcatCTTggtgtttgccttgggtgaaccagacaacgattagtagtgctaaggtggcacgagatctgtgctaatgactactagtgtctattggctaactctgtcagagttaggttgattaagttcagcATACGAGGTAACTGTCAGTAGTgaggcacgagattgtgtcgatagactactaatagctatttacTGGTTATCAATcatgagtcatggttattgaccgaaccatgtaggttggatgatcagtggtggtctgatctgataagtgcgagcttaagtagatcgacgaattaGATTGGTTGatccaatcagggttgatcaggatgtagcaattaaaaaatacttgggatagtattttttcGAAtagtgcttatgggatgagtactggatACCATCTCAGAGCATTCGACAATTCGGATGATTTATAGCCTCTAGGTTGCCAGGGACTAATCTaccgaaagattatgattgactTGTATGGTCGAGTTAGATGTTAACTTGACAGGAGGAACAAGCGAAGGAATTGGTAACTCCCTGGATAGCTTTCTTGTCATGATGCCTTAAGTATGCCATTGGGTTTAGGATCCAACAAGGATTGGATGCTTCTATGgacatcagttgtttgattggGGGATGTGACATTAACCGGGATCGAGTTCTCGAGGTTCGGCAGGAGGTGTCATTAATTTTCAGCGAGTGATGTGTGATGtatgactgagatagtcaaggatcgacttaatagccaacgaggtttgcctttgggatcgaagatttcgcaagatcgtgacggatcgaaattgttcttttgagtcagtgagtcacatctatgcggattgtttgtcaagaatattGCGCGTTAGCAATAATCGATATTCGGATGTGCATGGAgtgacaagttacttcgagcacaagtatttcccaggattgaatAGGGAATtgacgaattagatcgttcagtgctgagactgatgcgttcggcaagggagcgatttgactattgagaatccgttgggatttagttccaggatcagtatgttcaaccttgggagattggtatgagctgatggtattattaGAGACTCTGAGtcgagttataccaggtgcaatgactgtcgagtttcgagatggaataggaagcgtttccatatgtctgtgcactgtggaatgtcccagtcgagcatactGGTGGatgcttgccttagtcttgatgtgtgtacagtggttgcgattatgtataactatcaggaggatgtttaTCGatcaaattcatgaggtgaataacctattaTCGAGAtggtgtagatcatcagaggcgtgatgacttccattgcaatgtatgcatgacttcgcaggccaatggctaggagatgacgtagcgtaatgaattgcaagtgatgatagttatcatcagggcacagtgttgaggttatactaagaaacgtggacaacaaaatgtactagacatgatggtttaagttcccagtattccttgggaagccggttgtgcttcagggagagtggggagaataaccagtctagggaacattgtgagaaGTTACATTGGAGTATAGATTtgagtcaactggattatcttaaagcgagattcatgttagaatgtgtcagcacaatgttgggattagtgttttcctgactagaggtgttgagcaccgagaacttttggaaccattagatggttagattcgataagtaattcgacgaatgcagtaaaacaagtcaggttatgacttggtcttcgttagtCTAAAATTACTTTGGGatgatgatattgatcaagcgggtattgtatccttcgtgatcaggaAGATCTtggtccgagtgaaagatgtatcagtgttacgatacgctaaCACTAGGgaagttcgactgtcgaccagtagcgcaatGGTTTTTCAGCTAGaagaatgttaatgcggttaagCATTAATGGAGTTGTAGAGGATTCGACAAGAGTCTGAATTTGTCGAAAGCTATTTCGACCATACACTCGGACAAGGGTCTTTAATATGTTCTCGAGGttctaccttagatttcgaggacgaaatcttttaagggggggagaatgtagtgacccgtatccagaattaacgattaatgaataattaatcgtgtaatcatgtttagatttaagtaaaacataattaaggaaattccaaatgggttaacggagtccagaaatggatccaggacactcaaaatagtcgggaaggtcccgagggtccggagggttcggaagctccgaaccaagtcaggaggttccgaacaggatcggaagatccaaagtcaggatcggaggctccgatcgagatcggaagctccgtcggtgagatcggacgttccgatcgggaccagggcacgtgtcatcgctgacgccagcaaggtgacgtcatgactgacgtaatattgggcgatcggacgctccgaagatgggatcggaggttccgatcgtgtttggATGtttcgaaccgggttcggaggctgcgaacttcgtctataaatagggggccgggatttcattttcaagtgcacctttccctctctctggtttgaagatgaaatctcaacaaagaaatgaagtctcggtttTCTCAATTGAAGAAGATGAAAATCTGATGATAATCCATGCATTTACACGTTTGTATACATATCAATGCCATGTGTAAGGAACTCAAGTaagaaattgcactttggccccccATTTTTTCACTAGTTGCAATTTggcccttgaaacttctttttaattcaatttcaatcctaaataatttaagaatattagaatttaaatctaaactccaaaaattctcaaattaaatattctcggattaaaattaaataatctcgggccttacactgTGAATCAGAGTAGAGATGCACCCGAGCTGCCCCAGCTTGCTTAGCTGCTCAGAGGCCGATTAACACAGCCTCATACTCTGCCTCGTTATTAGAAGCTCGAAAATCCAACCTAACTGCCAATCTGATCTCATCTCCACGAGGAGAGATAAAAAACACCCCCACTCCACATCCTTCATTATTAAAAGAGTCATCAACATATACTTTCCACAAATCCTCTGCTTCCACATGTCTCGTTTCGGCCAGAAAATCTGCCAACGCCTGAGCCTTAATGGCTGACCTTGGTTCATACTGTATGTCATACTCACTGAGCTCCGTAGTCCATTTCACTAATCTTTCCAAAATATCAACTCGAGTCAATATCCTCCCAATAGGGCTGTTGGTCAGAACCACAATAGGATGTGATAAAAAGTAAGGTCTGAGATTCCTTGCTGTCATAACCAAGGCCAACACTAGCTTTTCCACCTCCGAATACCGGAGTTCTGCACCCTTAAGGGCATGTGAAAAGAAATAGATAGGGTGTTGAGCTGCTCCCTCCTGCCTAATAAGTACTGAGCTGACTGCCCCTTCCAAAGCTGATAAATAGATGTACAATGATTCACCAGGAATTGCCTTAGCCAACACAGGGAGTTCAACTAAATAGCTTTTTAGGTCATCAAATGTCTTCCCGCATTCATCATCCCATTCAAATTTCTTGGATTTACGAAGCATTTTGAAGAAATGTAGACTTCTATGAGCTGATCTTGATATAAATCGAGACAAGGCTGCTATCCTTCCTGCCAACCTCTGAACTTCTTGCAGATTACAAGGAGCAGACATGGATCGGATAGCCTGCACCTTCTCAGGATTGGGCTCTATCCCCCTCTCAGTAACCATGTACCCCAAAAACTTACCTCCCCTAACTCCAAATACACACTTCTCTGGATTAAGTTTCACCTGATAAGCTCTTAAAGTCAAGAAAGTCTACTCAAGGTCGGCCAACAATCCCACATCATCCTGAGACTTCACCagaatatcatccacataaacttcCACATTTCTGCCAATTTGGGAGACGAACACTCTAGCCATGAGCCTTTGATAAGTGGCCCCTGCAttcttcaaaccaaaaggcatcaaTCTGTAACAAAAAGTTCCATAAGAGGTAGTGAAACTTACTTTGTCCTGATCTTCTTCCGCCAAAGGAATTTGGTGATACCCCTGATATGCATCCATGAAGCATAAGTACTGATGACCTGCCGTAGAGTCAACCAACTGATCGATTCAAGGCAGTGGATAACAATCTTTGGGGCATGCCTTATTCAAGTCTCTGAAATCGACACACATCCTCCACTTGCCTGAGCTCTTAGGGACCAAGACCACATTTGATAACCAAGTAGGGAACTACACTTCCCTAATGTGTCCTGCCTCAAGGAGCTCATCCACTTCTTTTTTAATAACCTTATCCTTTTCTGGTCCAAAGTGTCTCTTCTTCTATTTTATCGGCCTCACTCCcgcaagagtgttgagttgatGAACCATAATTTCCACACTAACCCCTTTGAGCTCTGACACAGACCAAGCAAAAACATCCTTGTTATTCTTCAAGCAGTCAACCAATCTTTGCTTCACTGATGGGACAAGATCAGCAGCTAATTTAACAATCTGAGCCCCCGGGCTTAATTACACCTTCTCATTACCTTCTTCAGACATCAGAAGCACCTTCTGACCAAACACCCTCGATGTcctactgaaagagtgggtgcccggtgagccaacttgtggctaagggcttttatgactctatgtataaacaatcttttgtttaatataatttacacttttataatggcatttactttatcttttatcatattattatgttgtgacatactataagatgtttagatgaagaccttgaatatactatagtgtatgtaagatgtggtggcacatggggatggctatcatgaaacacatcttatagtcactgtatattctaaacagttcctagtcgattgagccgtccgttaataaggataaggatcgctcgagattgagactagcatttgcgatgccgagtaccacgtttcattggtatggaacatagagatgttcaaagcatgcaaatggatattcatacgatgaatgatcgaactacactatccggactttccaagtggttatcactcatcgagtggataaagtccgcggttttggttgtacaccattagtccttactacttgaaacatcattgagactctatatgctagtactatactttgactcgtttaccgactctattggggtcatcaggtgtcgggattgggtacagttacgacacatataggagtcgatgttttgttgtcaaggattcaccacatacttgatagtgtggatatcctatgcaatctggggagatattagtgtgacgaatctctggccagagtacatgatgtgttttaagaaatggtttcttagtagcacatgcgatgtcactatttgatcttcaagatgcattgcatagttatcgaatctcgaacgactctcgatttaccaatggttgttgattcgatcgggatatatggatgaagggaccgtactgtacgctaaccgaaatctattggttcttgcaggcactatcagtgatacctagggaatcatggggcgatgttgctaggcgctcttaccatgattcgatgggcaagtcagaaattgttgttccgagtcacaaggagttgtgagcccacggctagctgtatccctgaaccattgagggtcacacaagtaatggatttttaatccccgttgagatagttaaatttaaagagttaaatttaatgaacaaagaagtaggacttcttatatcagagtagaggagtaagatttcctaaaatgacatagggatgggcatttttggaaaccactgaattcggattcagaaaatttatcttgactttaaaagatgcagaaatggtttctgtgcacattggtgaaattggtttatcaatctgagtcacgatgaattttatattaatttctaaacatgcgggctttgcttgtcaggcttgaacttatgactaatgggccctaagctgttagcagcccacattataaataagttattgcattacagaaattacacaacagaggtcacaaaatatttttcgaaaaccctagtttttccctactgtggccgccgcccctctccctctctgctcgaaaattccagcctgtgaattttgaatttgcagtctggtttaacggatcaaattcgttaattctcttcgtagaaacttctgatatattttctagtgcaatctatcagagggattaaacttctgttcgtggacctgattgaagaattgttcgtccattagttcctgggatatacaacaagagcagagtaatctgttggtgtccataatctcgattcgagattagaggtaaaaatttaattgttatttaatttttacacgcacaatttaatcgtaaagttttgatacccattatggaatcgttccatataaaatttttaaacttccgctgcaccgggtatcaattctgattgatctgatcacagtTCTCCAATACCTACCTACTGAAACCATTCCTAGTTCCCTCCTCTTCTTCTTTGCATCAATCTTCACTTCATTCACATAACACAACCGAGCTGCCTTCTGATCACCGCGAACAACCCCCACTTCTCTTCCACTTGGGAACTTCAACTTTTGATGATAGGTGGATGCCACGGCTCGGAAATCACTCAGGGAAGGGCGCCCCAATATTCCATTAAAAGAGGATGGTGCATCCACCACGGTGAAACAAGCCATTTTGGTTACTCTCTGCTCTCCATTTCCAAGAGATAATGGGAGCACTATTTGTCCCAACGGTTGCAAAGCATGACCCATGAACCCATACAACTTCGTGGTGATTGGGTCCAACTCAAATCCTTCCAACTTCATTTGATCAAGCGTTTCTTTGAAGATAATGTTTACTGAGCTACCAGTATCAACAAAAATGCGAGCCACATCATAATTGGCTATGGTCAAGGTGACCAATAAGGGATCATTATGAGGTACCACCACATCTTTAAATCTTCCCTTCCAAAACTAATGTTCGGATCAGTAGGACAGCTAAGCTGAGAATttacctcaaaattttccaaTCTGTGCCagtgagctttacgagccctTTCTGAATCTCCATTTGTAGTGCCTCTTGAAATCATATTGATCATGCCCCTATGAGGGTGATTTGCAATTTGATCGACCCTATCTTCCTGACCATTTCGTGGAGATCTTCTTTGATGATCAAGTTGGTTTCCCCTGACTTCATTTCCCTGATCCCTCCATTGAGGAGCTCGGCCTTGGCGAGGAGGATTTTCTCTCCGAGTCAGCTCAACCCTGAGTCGAGCATCCTCAGAAATAATTCTCTGCACCTCCTCGTCTAGCCTCTGGCAGTCATTAGTGATATGTCCATACTCCTCATGAAAGTCGCAAAACTTGTTGGATGGCGGTAACCGCGGGCCTTTCTCAGTATTCCGAGGCCTCACAAGCGCTCGCCTATCCTCACAGACTTGCATTGCCTTCTCCAGGCTTACCGAGAGTGGTACGTAAGGGTAGGGTCCCTTATCCCTGTTCATCTCTTTCGCCACCTTTTTTCTTCCAACTTCTGCCTTCCCTTCTACCTTTGCTCCTATCTTGGTACTTGGCTTACTCTCAGACGTTCCTTCATGTCTCCTTTGCCTCTGTGCATCCTCCAAATTCACATACTTCTCAGCTTGACTAAGGAGCTCATCATAAGTCAAAGGAGGCTTCTTGACCAAAGATTTGAAAAACTCTCCTCCCCTCAACCCTTGAGTGAAAGAGTTTACCAAGGTATCAGTAGTGGCCGCAGGTACTTCCAAAGCTGCTGTATTGAAGCGCTGAACATACTCCCTCAAAGGTTCCACCTCAGATTGCTTCAGATTAAACAAACTAAGAGAggtcttcaaatattttttgctaCTCACAAATTGGTGTAAAAAGGCTGAGCTGAAGTCATTGAAACTTCGAATGATACCCGGCTGTAAAAGGTTGAACCATTGCTGAGCTGATCTCACCAGAGTGGTGaggaagacccagcatttaatTGCATCCGTATATCTGTGCAACAGGGATGCATTTTCAAGCCTTCCCAAATGTTCCTCTGGATCTGAGCTCCCATCATACTCCCCTAAGGTGGGTTGCTTAAAATTTGCAGGGAGTTCTTCATCTAAAATAGCCCGAGCAAAAGGGCTTTCCCTCTGTATCGGCCCAGGCCGACCTCCGACTTGCCGACCCAATCTCCTGATCTCTTCCCACATTGCATCCATTTGGTTTGGCTGACCTCCAGGTGGAGGGGGAGGAGGTGGTGTATTTTGACCCATGGCTGTTTGCACCGTTTGAGTGATGAACTGGCTGAGCTGATCTACAGTCATATCCGCCACATTTCCCCCTCCCCTccct
Proteins encoded:
- the LOC140878269 gene encoding uncharacterized protein, producing MEGRGRGRGRGGGNVADMTVDQLSQFITQTVQTAMGQNTPPPPPPPGGQPNQMDAMWEEIRRLGRQVGGRPGPIQRESPFARAILDEELPANFKQPTLGEYDGSSDPEEHLGRLENASLLHRYTDAIKCWVFLTTLVRSAQQWFNLLQPGIIRSFNDFSSAFLHQFVSSKKYLKTSLSLFNLKQSEVEPLREYVQRFNTAALEVPAATTDTLVNSFTQGLRGGEFFKSLVKKPPLTYDELLSQAEKYVNLEDAQRQRRHEGTSESKPSTKIGAKVEGKAEVGRKKVAKEMNRDKGPYPYVPLSVSLEKAMQVCEDRRALVRPRNTEKGPRLPPSNKFCDFHEEYGHITNDCQRLDEEVQRIISEDARLRVELTRRENPPRQGRAPQWRDQGNEVRGNQLDHQRRSPRNGQEDRVDQIANHPHRGMINMISRGTTNGDSERARKAHWHRLENFEGRFKDVVVPHNDPLLVTLTIANYDVARIFVDTGSSVNIIFKETLDQMKLEGFELDPITTKLYGFMGHALQPLGQIVLPLSLGNGEQRVTKMACFTVVDAPSSFNGILGRPSLSDFRAVASTYHQKLKFPSGREVGVVRGDQKAARLCYVNEVKIDAKKKRRELGMVSVVKQRLVDCLKNNKDVFAWSVSELKGVSVEIMVHQLNTLAGVRLMPFGLKNAGATYQRLMARVFVSQIGRNVEVYVDDILVKSQDDVGLLADLE